The window ACATGAAGAGGGCCGGGCTGGACGGCCTTCCCATCATAGGGCTGATAAGCTTTCTCTTCGGCATCATCATAGCGCTCCTGGCCCTCAGCCAGTTGAAGGAGTACGGCGGCAACGTCGTCCTGCCGGCGGCCATTTCCTTCGCCATGGTAAAGGAATTCGGCCCCATCATGACCGCGATACTGGTGGCCGGGCGCACGGGTTCGGAATACGCAGCCGAGATAGCCACCATGAAGATAAACGAGGAGGTGGACGCACTGGTCATCATGGGCTTCAACCCCGTGAGCTTCCTGGCCGTTCCGAAGGTGCTCGCCGCACTTCTCATGGTGCCTCTCCTCGCGCTGTATGCCGACCTTTTCGGGGTCCTCGGGGGAATGGTGATAGGCGTGCTGCAAGCGGGGCTCACGATTACGAACTACGTCGTGGGGGTGCCCTCGAAGCTCAGCGCCATGGACCTGGTGCAAAGCGTCGTCAAGTCCGGCATGTTCGGGGTGCTGATAGCGGGCATCGGCTGTTATCGCGGGTTCATGGCCAGCGGGGGCGCCGAAGAGGTGGGCACCGCGACCACCTCAGCCGTGGTGAGCGCCATTTTCCTGGTAATCCTGTCCAACGCGTTGTTCGCGGTGGTCGTCTCGGGCGTCGGGGTATGAAGGGGCACGGGGAGGCCGCCATAGTCGTGGAGGACCTCACTGCCGAGTACGATGGCGACATCGTCCTCGAAAACGTCAGTTTCGAGGTATACAGGGGCGAGATATTCCTGCTTCTGGGCGAAAGCGGATGCGGCAAGACCACTGCGTTCAGGTATATGCTCGGCCTGTACAGGGCCCACAGGGGAAGGGTATTGGTCAACGGGGTCGATATGACCATGGCCACCGAGGACGAGCTCATGGCGCTCAGGCTCAAGCTGGGCATGCTGTTTCAGTCCAACGCCCTTTTGGGCTCGATGACCCTGTACGAGAACGTCGCGCTCCCCCTGAAGGAACACACCGACCTTCCGGAGGACATCGTCCGTGATATAGTGAGGATGAAGCTCGGTATGGTGAACCTGGCGGGCTATGACAACCATCTGCCCTCGGAGCTCTCCGGGGGCATGCAAAAGAGGGCGGGCATCGCCAGGGCCATGGCGCTGGACCCGGAGTTCCTGTTCCTGGACGAGCCGTCGGCGGGGTTGGACCCCATAACCGCCGCGGAGCTGGATTACCTTATCAAGAACATAAACGAGTCCATGGGAGTGACGCTCATCATCGTCACCCAGGAGCTGGACTCCATCTTCAACATCGGGCACAGGTGCGTCATGTTCGACAAGAAGGAAAAGGGCATCATCGCGACCGGCGCGCCGCGGGACCTGAAAGAGAACTCCCAGGACGACAGGGTGCTGAGCTTCTTCAACCGGCGGATACCGGGCACCGCC of the Nitrospirota bacterium genome contains:
- a CDS encoding ABC transporter permease, with product MNNSSSSGTGHKVEARKGEGGELTILLSGRIVIDSLMDVMPEMRSAVEEVKPSRLIIDLSGVEHMDSAGALAVLEAQKAARAGSIPSEVRGMSGRTSGILKLLSMEALEKEPIIKDRTTGILEYMGQTAIGFCATLNDLVLFVGELVLALLYAARHPRSVRWGTLIEYMKRAGLDGLPIIGLISFLFGIIIALLALSQLKEYGGNVVLPAAISFAMVKEFGPIMTAILVAGRTGSEYAAEIATMKINEEVDALVIMGFNPVSFLAVPKVLAALLMVPLLALYADLFGVLGGMVIGVLQAGLTITNYVVGVPSKLSAMDLVQSVVKSGMFGVLIAGIGCYRGFMASGGAEEVGTATTSAVVSAIFLVILSNALFAVVVSGVGV
- a CDS encoding ATP-binding cassette domain-containing protein, whose translation is MKGHGEAAIVVEDLTAEYDGDIVLENVSFEVYRGEIFLLLGESGCGKTTAFRYMLGLYRAHRGRVLVNGVDMTMATEDELMALRLKLGMLFQSNALLGSMTLYENVALPLKEHTDLPEDIVRDIVRMKLGMVNLAGYDNHLPSELSGGMQKRAGIARAMALDPEFLFLDEPSAGLDPITAAELDYLIKNINESMGVTLIIVTQELDSIFNIGHRCVMFDKKEKGIIATGAPRDLKENSQDDRVLSFFNRRIPGTAGRAA